A part of Aquila chrysaetos chrysaetos chromosome 14, bAquChr1.4, whole genome shotgun sequence genomic DNA contains:
- the POU4F1 gene encoding POU domain, class 4, transcription factor 1 has protein sequence MMSMNSKQPHFAMHPTLPEHKYPSLHSSSEAIRRACLPTPPLQSNIFASLDETLLARAEALAAVDIAVSQGKSHPFKPDATYHTMNSVPCTSTSTVPLAHHHHHHHHHHQALEPGDLLDHITSPSLALMPGGGGGGGGGGGGHDGAGGGGGGAGGGGGGGGGGGGGGGLISTSAHPHSHMHGLGHLSHPAAMNMPSGLPHPGLVAAHHGAAGQVASAAAVVGAAGLASICDSDTDPRELEAFAERFKQRRIKLGVTQADVGSALANLKIPGVGSLSQSTICRFESLTLSHNNMIALKPILQAWLEEAEGAQREKMNKPELFNGGEKKRKRTSIAAPEKRSLEAYFAVQPRPSSEKIAAIAEKLDLKKNVVRVWFCNQRQKQKRMKFSATY, from the exons ATGATGTCCATGAACAGCAAGCAGCCGCATTTTGCCATGCATCCCACCCTACCTGAGCACAAATACCCCTCTCTACACTCCAGCTCGGAAGCAATAAGAAGAGCATGCCTACCAACTCCACCG ctgcagagcaataTCTTCGCCAGCCTCGATGAGACCCTGCTGGCGCGGGCCGAGGCTCTGGCCGCCGTCGACATCGCCGTCTCGCAGGGCAAGAGCCACCCGTTCAAGCCGGACGCCACGTACCACACCATGAACAGCGTCCCCTGCACCTCCACCTCCACCGTGCCGCTGgcgcaccaccaccaccaccaccaccaccaccaccaggcGCTGGAGCCCGGCGACCTCCTCGACCACATCACCTCGCCCTCCCTGGCGCTCATgcccggcggaggcggcggcggcggcggcggcggcggcggccacgacggggcgggcggcggcggcggcggggccggcggcggcgggggcggcggcggcggcggcgggggcggcggcggcctcaTCTCCACCTCGGCCCACCCGCACTCGCACATGCACGGCCTGGGCCACCTCTCGCACCCGGCCGCCATGAACATGCCGTCGGGGCTGCCGCACCCGGGGCTGGTGGCCGCGCACCACGGGGCCGCGGGGCAGGTGgcctcggcggcggcggtggtgggGGCGGCCGGCTTGGCCTCCATCTGCGACTCGGACACGGACCCGCGGGAGCTGGAGGCCTTCGCCGAGCGCTTCAAGCAGCGCCGCATCAAGCTGGGGGTGACCCAGGCCGACGTGGGCTCGGCGCTGGCCAACCTGAAGATCCCGGGCGTGGGCTCCCTCAGCCAGAGCACCATCTGCCGCTTCGAGTCCCTCACCCTCTCCCACAACAACATGATCGCCCTCAAGCCCATCCTGCAGGCCTGGCTGGAGGAGGCCGAGGGCGCCCAGCgggaaaaaatgaacaagcCCGAGCTCTTCAACGGGGGGGAGAAGAAGCGCAAGCGGACTTCCATCGCCGCCCCGGAGAAGCGCTCCCTCGAGGCGTACTTCGCCGTCCAGCCCCGGCCCTCCTCCGAGAAGATCGCCGCCATCGCCGAGAAATTGGACCTCAAAAAGAACGTGGTGCGGGTTTGGTTTTGCAACcagagacagaagcagaaacGGATGAAATTTTCCGCCACCTACTag